GTTCAACTAAGTACGTGTGATTTGGACATTGACGAGGCAGTGGTCTCTAATTTCTGCTGTTTGTCTGTAGGCTGCATCAGGCACAATGGACCGTATCCTCGATACAGTCTCTGCTAATCATCCCATCATGCCACTAATTGACCTCCTCAAGACCAATGGACAACTTGTTTTGGTTGGGTTACCAGACAAGCCCTTTGAGCTAGCCGTCTTTCCTTTAATTCTTGGTATGCAACTTTTTAGATAATGCATGGTAATGTACCACAAGAATATCTGTTACACCTTGGTGGTGTTGTTGATGGATAAAGCTGTAAATGACCTAACAATAATGTGGTTAACAGGAAGAAAAGGTGTAAATGCAAGCAGCATTGGAGGGCTTAAGGAGACTCAAGAAATGATTGATTTTGCAGCAAAACACAACATTTCAGCGGAGATTGAGCTTGTGCCTATGGACTATATGAACACTGCCTTTGACCGTCTCGCAAAGAATGATGTGAAATACAGATTTGTGCTTGACATTGCAAACACAATGGTTGTGCCCTAGGCCTTTTAGTCCCTACGTAGCAGCATTACTCTTTCGAATGTTTTCTATGTATTGCTTCCTGTTTTGTGCGTCTTCTAGTGCTTTACCGAATTTGTATGGAGTTGGAATGATGCGAGTGTAGTCTCAACTCTCATATGTAAACGAAAGAGAGATTTTATTAAGAATAAAATGGTGTCCCCAATGATTtctcattttgatttgttataGCCATTCATCCAATTAAATTGATTGACAGttcaaaaagaaattaaacaaatatagGTCTCCCTGTATAAGCAGTAGAATATGCGATTGACGATGAGCATAGTCCAAAATTATCACTTGGTTCTTGGGTTTATAAAGCTTTTAGAACCAAATGATTTAAGTTACTATTGGAGCAAACAGCTACTTTTGGATTGATATTTAGGAGTTTTTGAGagcttttattaaaaaaaaaaaaaaaaactctataaCACTATTTTTAAGATGTAATGTAAAAAATGATTGACAAATGTGTTCAGACAACATTCtccaaaaactccaaaaaaaaaaaaaaaaattccacaaaaaTTGTTCTTGTGAAAATGGGAAAGGTCTGCCAAGAAATCCACAACGAGAATGCACCTTGGACGCAAAATGCGATGCAACGGCTAGCATTTTCAGTACTTCTATGTTCCTATAATCcaataattttcttttcattttatataCTAAAATGAAAGAGGAAAAACTGCAATTAACAGTCAGTGgaacgaggaaacaaaatagtAAACACGGAGGTTAATTGAAAACTCTTCTTTTCATTATATTTTCATTCTAGTTATTCCAATTTAGTggttttgaaataaaaggaaaaaaaatcattccCTTCAGAAAATCAATATACAATGTACCAGTTAAGAGTTAACGAAGGAAATTCAATTTATCCCGTTTAATAAAGTTGCTTTGAACAAAGCAAAAGAACAAGGTGGAGGAGGATTCAAATCCAAGCTGATTGCAAAGCGATTGTATTGAAGGCTCTCAATCGCGTCCTAGTATTGTTTTAGATGATATTCACACTTTAAGTCATTGGTCCCACGAAATTTCTTTTATGTACATCAAGAGAACAAGGCAGGTGTATTTAAATCGAGTCAAGTTTGAGTAATGCACTGGTTGAACTTGACCCGAGTTAAACAATTGAGTTTGAATTCAAACTTCTCGAATTTTTAGAAGTTGAGATTGAGCTCAAGTTTGACTTCAATCATCTTACTTGAGCTCAAATCTAATCGAATCTAATTAAACTcaactaataaaaattaatattttatatataatttaaacgAAGGATATAATTGACATCTCActctaataaatataaaaattttaaatatatatatatatatatatatatatattgaaagtTCGATTAGGCTTGTCGAGCCTACCAGCTTAGAAATATAATATCCAAACTCGTATATATTATTGAACCGCTCGAACTCGATTCGAGTTTGGTCAACGTCAAGTTCGAATCGGATAGTTGATCGAACTATTCTTGAGTTAGAGTCAAATAGTTTGGTTAACTTGCAGTCTTGGAATAGGGAAAAATGTTTGTCATCTTTGGCAAATTAAGTTCAACATCAAATTATCCAGTGGCATTAGGTGGAAAGATATTTTTCAGGTGTGATCGCAAAATGCAGCCCAAGAGGATTTGAGGGCAGTTGCCAACCTTGTGTAAATAATACACTATTCTATTATGAGATATATAATTTATTGccgtttcaaaaaaaaaaaaaaaaaaaaagttaacgACGGACCACCGAACACGCAACAAGAATACGACAAATGGGACATTACTAATAAAAAAGTACTTTGATTAGTTGATGCCTTCCTTCCccgttttttcttttctctttttatttctttgctgGCCAATTACTGGAGTGCCTGCAAAAAGCTTgcacttcctttgccttttAGTTTTCCCTTTAcgttattattatataattttgcgtgtatatatatatatatatacatatatatatatatattattcaaGTCTTGGCCTTAATGTCAAAACCTCCAAGTTTAAGATTACCAAATAACTATTGTAATGTTGTTTCTCTATCAAGCTGCTCCAGTTTCAGACGTTTGATACCCGCTGCATCCGTCATTTGTTCAGCCTGAAATTTAACTTGTTGGACCTACATTGTTACTAAATAATAAAAGCAGGggagatatatatataatttttaaaatttgaaaggagCTCTCTgtaattgttagaaacctcaggggagatttgtgaaattatcccttcatTTTTACTAGGTTCTGTGCGTCTCCCAAGGCTTTAATAAACCTGTATGGAGTTGGGATAATATGACCCTACTCTCACGTGTCGGCGAAAGAGATAATTTTGTTATCTCCAatgttttgttcattttgatttattATCTCCATTCATATATCCAATTAAACTGGCTGACAATTTGACTTTTAGCTAAAGCAAGCGAGGAAGGTCCTGCTTGCCTTCTGGCACAGAACGAGGTTCAATGCACTTAAAAATTGTTCTTTattacttgtaaaaatgcaaACAATAAGAAATCTACGTATTAGGTCTgctaagatatatatatatatttttttttcgatTGAATGGGTGTCCGGACCCGACCAATTCCACTCCGCCGCCCCATGTCGCTGCTAAGAGACCTAGAATAAGAAATTGCATGGAAGCACGAGTACAATAAATTAGGTTGATTTTGGTTGGTGCATCGCTCTCTATTGGAAAAGTAGtacgacttttttttttttaacaaacaaaAGGGCCTGCCCAACTTCAGGCCCCAACCCTTATTTGGGTTGTTGGGTCATTTTCCATTTTGGTTACTGGGAGTCGAATCTTGGTGAATGCTCTAACTAGAGACTACACCACCAGACGAGCTACCCAGGTCGGACAAAAGTAGAACGACTTGAATTCaattcttatttgttttctacttttctaAATAAATAAGAGGTGGTAAAGCTGAAGTTCATACAGTACAAGATCTTTTGGGAGACAAAATACTTGAATtcttgtctcttttttttttttttttaatttataaaattGTCGCACGTCCTCCTTTGTGTAGTCGCACAAATAAGTAACGTGATCATTTCCAATTGGTAATTTACCATCTCGTCACTATAATATTCTAATTCTACAATTTCAGGCACCTAAGCCGCCAAGTTTCTGccatctttttaatttttatgaaTAGTAAAAAATGCAAACTATAGTAAAATCAGCAGATTATGGAAGCGAGTGCTTCAAATTGGGCAGAATACAGGGAccaataatatttaaaaagaaaaaagaaaagaaacatgcGACTTTCTAGTGATTGGTAAATTCAGATTTGATAGAGAAAATATAAATAGCATGAGATTGTcaatttaaaaggaaaaagaaaatgtaacAGATAAATCACTTACCAACAGTACATTTGCAAAAAGCGAGGAGGAGCGCCGGGACCGAAAAGAAAACACTAAAAAACCTAAAACTTACGAAATTTCTTGAGCATTTTGGCAAGAATTTGTCAAACGACCTTAAACGTTGCTGTCTCATTACCACTATTGGGAAAGTCTTCCTTGCCTTTCAGTCCCCACTTCCCACTTTTGTGGTTAACACTTAACAGGATAAGTACTAGCGAGCCAGAGCCCAGACGAAAACAAAGCAAGCACGACTCTTTCTACTGCAGAAAAGCCGCTTCTTTTTTCCACAGCTCTCTTACTACAAAAAACGATTTGGCCTGTTGATTTCTTTGCTTTCGCAGCTGATAGCAATGGCTAGAAAATCCCCAGAAGAGGAGCATCCAGTGAAGGCATATGGATGGGCTGCAAGAGACTCATCTGGGGTCCTTTCCCCCTTCAAATTCTCCAGAAGGTATACCTATACATCCATGAATCCATTGCTAAATCTGGGATTGTTTCAGACTTTGTCTAAGCCCATTTGTTTAGTTTTCCTCTTGGGAAATGTCCCGCTTTCTTGATTGGTTTAGAGGCTCGTCATTGTCATGCCAGCTGGGAAGAGTGATCACTAATTAACTCAACCAGCAAAGTTTTACCTATTTTATTGgataaaaaaagagtttgagacgGCTCTATTAAGTAAGCTAATGATGATCCAATTATCAACGTTTCCTGAAATCTGTATTAAAGATGATGATCGAGCTTTGTGAAATATGATTATGGTAAAAAAGTTGTGCATCTTTCATTGCCAAGATTGAACCTGTGGCAGATCAATCTAATATCATGTCTAAAGTCTTTTTCTGCTATAGTTGGTGAGAgcagcatttttctttttctttttttattttattttaaataaagcTTAAAGCTTCTGAGTCATTAGCTGGTCACTACTTAGGAGGTGATGAAATGTCTTTGCTTCGAAATGGTTATAACAGAGAACTAGACATCGCTCTGCGGCTGGTGATTGTTTCATTGTTTTGAGGTCTAATTGATAGCAGTAAGAATGAAATAAGAAAACTTATCTGTTGTGTATGGCTGTTGTATAACTAAATATAAGGTTATTCAGATTTAAACATTATTGGGCCCCGTTTTACCAAATGTTTGGACCCTCCTATAGTTATCAGGATATATTGTTGCTATCTCAGCTAATGCGAAGCAGTGTCCCCAGCTTGATATTATGCTATGATTTTTGTGCAGTAAGTCTACAAATTTTGGTTTGTCTCCTGCTACATAGAGTTATTTTGAGCAAATCAAATGATCTTCCTTTGAGCATTTGACAAACTTGAAATACAACACTTTGCTTACTTTGTCATGCAAACATTTTGTGTAGCAACCAACACAACTAGATTTCTTATACATAATAACCCTGATCTTTCACTTTAGCTATGTAGCACCGTGATTTCTAGGCCTAGAGGTCCTTGAGTGAGTTTGTTTGGACTTGCATATCTCTAACATTACAATCATGCTCGTTTTAAATTGGACACGATTAATGTTAACCAAAGTTAGAAATAAGTAACGGATGCTAGAGTATCTGGGTATCAAGAAATTTAGTCAAGGATTGACACtaattcatgtttttgtagggcAACACTGGAGGATGATGTCAGATTCAAGGTGCTATATTGCGGGATCTGTCATACCGACCTTCACTTCATTAAGAATGATTGGGGAATTTCTACCTACCCTTTTGTACCAGGGTAAAACTCAGATGCCAAACCTGAAAACACTAAGTATTGcatggaaaattttgataatgtaATAATTTTCCTAGCCATATTCGCTTTATTTATTCTAGTCACACTGGTATATTAATCAGAAGCTAATTCTTCTGCATGACAATCTTACCTATCAGTTCATGATCATCGTTACTCGCTGAAGAATATGGAACAGTTTTCGTTCTTTTACCTATGGACTTCTGCAGGCACGAGATTGTGGGTGAAGTTACAGAGGTTGGCAGCAAGGTGACAAAAGTCAAAGTGGGAGACAAAGTGGGCGTTGGGTACTTCCTTGAGTCATGCCGCTCTTGTGAGAATTGTTCTGAAGGCCTGGAAAACTATTGTCCGAAAGTGGTGTTGACCTCTGGTGCTCCTTACCATGATGGAACCAAAACGTATGGTGGCTATTCGAATGAGATGGTCTGCAATGAGCACTTTATCATTCGCTTCCCAGAGAACTTGCCACTTGATGGGGGTGCACCATTACTTTGTGCAGGAGCTAGTGTGTACAGTCCAATGAAATACTATGGCATCGCCAAACCAGGGAGCCACATTGGAATCAATGGCCTTGGTGGGCTTGGTCATGTGGCTGTTAAGTTTGCGAAGGCCTTGGGGGCCAAAGTGACAGTTATCAGTACGTCTGATCGCAAGAAGGACGAAGCTCTAAACCATCTTGGAGCAGACGCATTTTTGATTAGCCGAAATGTTGAAGATATGAAGGTAACTTTTCAGAATTGGCTCCATGATATAGCTATCATTATCTGTATGATATCATCAACTAACTATCCTTTGCTTATGGTTGAATTTTCAAATATCTACGTCTAAGCATCTTATAGAATGACTGATCTAAGCCTCTACGTTTCTTTTGATTTGCCAGTACACGATATTACTATTGCCTGTCCAGTTGGTTAATGTTTCACTACTATTTAGAATTTGTAACTTAAGATACTTGGTAGCAGGCTGCTGCTGGCACAATGGATGGTATACTTGACTGTGTCTCAGCTAAGCATCCCTTAGTACCCTTGCTTGGTCTTCTCAAGTCTCATGGAAAGCTTGTCACTGTGGGGGTACCAGCACAGCCACTTGAGCTTCCTATCGCCCCTCTAGTTGTAGGTATGTGAGACTGAAATATGTGCTCTTCTTTCCAAGGCATAGTTTATATATCTCTTAAAAATTTTATGCTTCAGTTTTTGGGTTATTTGGCATTGAACCCAATGGCAACTAAACCACTACATTAACAGGAAGGAAGTTGGTTGGTGGAAGTAATGTTGCAGGAATAGCAGAGACACAAGAGATGATTGATGTGGCTGGAAAGCACAACATCACCGCAGATATCGAACTTGTTTCCATGGAAGATTTGAACACAGCTATGGAACGTCTTGCAAAAGGTGATGTGAGATATCGCTTTGTCATTGATGTTGCCAACACCTTGAAAGCTCCTTGATCTCGTGTTTGGGAAGATGTTACCAAGATCTGATTCCCATACAGATTCTTGAGTGACATGCTTTGGCAGCGTCTCATATCCCTCTGGCATGGTGAAATTTGGTTTTGTCTTCTTAATTTCGAGTGACAAATTTGGGAAGCTACTTTTTGTAACAGTTTCACTCTGACTTGGATGCAAATGAGATATGATACTGAATAATGTTGTTGTTTCTGTAACAAGCTATTCCAGGGCTCAGCAGACCACAGGGCCTGTGTGAACTAGGTGTTGCCTTTATGTTATGTATGCCAGCAGGCTTTGTAAACTCGTACGGAATTGGGATAATACGTCATTATGATGCTGTCTCGTGTGTAAATGGAAGAgacaattaataataataataataaaatgttGCTCTGTGCCTTTTTTATTCTAATTTATTGCCATTCATCCAATTAAATTGTTTTTGACAATtcagaaagaaaattaaaatggaTGTCACTGTTTCACCAATACTACATGTGATTGCAGCTGTTTACTGTGAGCATTTTTAATACACTAATTAGCCAAAATCATTCTTAGCCTTGGTGAGAAACCTCAAGAATCAAAAGTTTCCCCGCAATTTCTCAACATCTATCCATGGAATAACAAAGCGAGAGAAGTGGTAGTTGGGGTAAACATTTTGTAtcatattttgaatttttaaatTTACTCTTAAAAAGATTAACTTTTATCCTAATCACCTAATCACATTTGCTAATTCAGTCTCCCATAACTCCCTTAAATATTATTATGGATCCAACGGTGATAATGTATATACTAtaagtgtatataagatttactctaactatatttaaaaaaaaaaagattactaataaattgtatttttttcatgaataatttatataaaatttaattttgtaaaaataatattaatatattcatAAAAATTAATTATCATTTCTAAACTACACAAGCATTGGGTGTACCAAAAGCGCCAGTCTAAAGAGCAGTCATGTTGTGTAATACATTCACTAGCATTGTT
The genomic region above belongs to Coffea arabica cultivar ET-39 chromosome 7c, Coffea Arabica ET-39 HiFi, whole genome shotgun sequence and contains:
- the LOC140010498 gene encoding alcohol dehydrogenase 9-like isoform X2; this encodes MARKSPEEEHPVKAYGWAARDSSGVLSPFKFSRRATLEDDVRFKVLYCGICHTDLHFIKNDWGISTYPFVPGHEIVGEVTEVGSKVTKVKVGDKVGVGYFLESCRSCENCSEGLENYCPKVVLTSGAPYHDGTKTYGGYSNEMVCNEHFIIRFPENLPLDGGAPLLCAGASVYSPMKYYGIAKPGSHIGINGLGGLGHVAVKFAKALGAKVTVISTSDRKKDEALNHLGADAFLISRNVEDMKAAAGTMDGILDCVSAKHPLVPLLGLLKSHGKLVTVGVPAQPLELPIAPLVVGRKLVGGSNVAGIAETQEMIDVAGKHNITADIELVSMEDLNTAMERLAKGDVRYRFVIDVANTLKAP
- the LOC140010498 gene encoding alcohol dehydrogenase 9-like isoform X1; translation: MSKVFFCYSWATLEDDVRFKVLYCGICHTDLHFIKNDWGISTYPFVPGHEIVGEVTEVGSKVTKVKVGDKVGVGYFLESCRSCENCSEGLENYCPKVVLTSGAPYHDGTKTYGGYSNEMVCNEHFIIRFPENLPLDGGAPLLCAGASVYSPMKYYGIAKPGSHIGINGLGGLGHVAVKFAKALGAKVTVISTSDRKKDEALNHLGADAFLISRNVEDMKAAAGTMDGILDCVSAKHPLVPLLGLLKSHGKLVTVGVPAQPLELPIAPLVVGRKLVGGSNVAGIAETQEMIDVAGKHNITADIELVSMEDLNTAMERLAKGDVRYRFVIDVANTLKAP